In the genome of Mauremys mutica isolate MM-2020 ecotype Southern chromosome 8, ASM2049712v1, whole genome shotgun sequence, one region contains:
- the GPX3 gene encoding glutathione peroxidase 3, translating into MGGRLRGSWIFPLFLAGLIQPNQGQEKQKVDCYNSVEGTIYRYGALTIDGQEYIPFGKYRGKMILFVNVATYUGLTMQYLELNALQKELAPHGLIILAFPSNQFGKQEPGENSEILPALKYVRPGGGFVPNFQLFQKGDVNGEEEQKFYTFLKNSCPPVVESFGDPKRLFWEPLKIHDIKWNFEKFLVGPTGRPVMRWGPRTNLAVVKNDIIDYMKQQVFGQRRQSLVRDD; encoded by the exons atggggggcagaCTCAGGGGCTCTTGGATTTTCCCCTTGTTCTTGGCTGGGTTAATTCAGCCTAACCAGGGACAGGAGAAGCAGAAG GTGGACTGTTACAACTCAGTGGAGGGAACAATCTACAGGTATGGGGCCCTCACCATAGATGGGCAGGAGTACATCCCCTTCGGGAAGTACAGAGGGAAGATGATTCTCTTTGTCAACGTGGCTACCTACTGAGGACTCACCATGCAGTACCTGG AATTGAATGCACTACAGAAGGAGCTGGCGCCGCATGGACTCATCATCCTGGCCTTCCCCAGCAACCAATTTGGCAAACAAGAACCCGGCGAGAACTCCGAAATCCTCCCCGCGCTCAA ATACGTCCGGCCCGGGGGCGGTTTTGTCCCGAATTTCCAGCTTTTTCAAAAAGGGGATGTGAacggggaggaggagcagaagtTCTACACCTTCCTGAAG AACTCCTGCCCTCCCGTGGTGGAAAGCTTCGGTGACCCCAAAAGGCTCTTCTGGGAGCCCCTGAAGATCCACGACATCAAGTGGAACTTCGAGAAGTTCTTGGTTGGCCCAACTGGGCGACCCGTGATGAGGTGGGGCCCCAGGACAAACTTGGCCGTGGTGAAGAATGACATCATAGATTACATGAAGCAGCAGGTCTTTGGTCAGAGGAGACAGTCCCTGGTCAGAGACGACTAA